The proteins below come from a single Pseudarthrobacter sp. SSS035 genomic window:
- a CDS encoding ATP-dependent Clp protease ATP-binding subunit yields MFERFTDRARRVVVLAQEEARMLNHNYIGTEHILLGLIHEGEGVAAKALESLSISLDGVREQVQEIIGQGQQAPSGHIPFTPRAKKVLELSLREALQLGHNYIGTEHILLGLIREGEGVAAQVLVKLGADLNRVRQQVIQLLSGYQGKETTGAGVGPGQPEGTPAGSVVLDQFGRNLTQAARENKLDPVIGRESEMERVMQVLSRRTKNNPVLIGEPGVGKTAVVEGLAQAIVRGDVPETIKDKQLYTLDLGSLVAGSRYRGDFEERLKKVLKEIRTRGDIILFIDEIHTLVGAGAAEGAIDAASILKPMLARGELQTIGATTLDEYRKHIEKDAALERRFQPIQVKEPSVAHAIEILKGLRDRYEAHHRVTITDGALTSAANLAERYISDRFLPDKAIDLIDEAGARLRIRRMTAPPELKAMDERIAKLKMEKESAIDAQDFEGAASLRDKEQKLITERSEKERHWKSGGMDDISEVDEDLIAEVLANSTGIPVFKLTEEESTRLLKMEDELHKRVVGQNEAIRSLSQAIRRTRAGLKDPKRPGGSFIFAGPTGVGKTELAKALAEFLFGDEDALITLDMSEYSEKHTVSRLFGAPPGYVGYEEGGQLTEKVRRRPFSVVLFDEVEKAHADLFNSLLQILEDGRLTDSQGRVVDFKNTVIIMTTNLGTRDISKSVATGFQSGTDTQTGYNRMRARVTEELKQHFRPEFLNRVDDVVVFPQLTQDEIIEIVDMFVGRLEKRLKDKDMGIELTTAAKVLLATRGYDPAMGARPLRRTIQREIEDQLSEKILFGELHAGDIVVVDVDGEGDDAKFTFAGNAKPRIPEIAPSV; encoded by the coding sequence ATGTTTGAGCGATTTACGGACCGTGCCCGTCGCGTAGTTGTGCTTGCCCAAGAAGAGGCACGCATGCTGAACCACAATTACATTGGTACCGAACACATCCTCTTGGGTCTGATCCACGAAGGTGAAGGCGTTGCCGCCAAAGCTCTTGAGTCCTTGAGCATTTCGCTCGACGGCGTGCGCGAGCAGGTACAGGAGATCATCGGCCAGGGCCAGCAGGCCCCGTCCGGCCACATCCCCTTCACCCCGCGCGCCAAGAAGGTGCTGGAACTCTCGCTGCGCGAAGCCCTGCAGCTGGGCCACAACTACATCGGCACGGAGCACATCCTGCTGGGCCTCATCCGCGAGGGTGAAGGTGTTGCCGCCCAGGTGCTGGTCAAGCTGGGCGCAGACCTCAACCGCGTCCGCCAGCAGGTTATTCAGCTCCTCTCGGGCTACCAGGGCAAGGAAACCACCGGCGCCGGCGTCGGTCCGGGCCAGCCCGAAGGCACTCCTGCGGGTTCCGTGGTCCTGGACCAGTTCGGCCGCAACCTCACCCAGGCTGCGCGCGAGAACAAGCTGGACCCGGTGATCGGACGCGAGTCCGAAATGGAACGCGTTATGCAGGTCCTTTCGCGCCGCACCAAGAACAACCCAGTCCTGATCGGTGAGCCCGGCGTCGGCAAGACCGCCGTTGTCGAAGGCCTCGCCCAGGCGATTGTCCGCGGCGACGTCCCGGAAACCATCAAGGACAAGCAGCTGTACACCTTGGACCTCGGTTCCCTGGTGGCCGGCTCCCGGTACCGCGGTGACTTCGAAGAGCGCCTGAAGAAGGTCCTCAAGGAAATCCGCACCCGCGGCGACATCATCCTCTTCATCGACGAGATCCACACGCTTGTGGGTGCCGGCGCGGCTGAAGGCGCTATTGATGCTGCGTCCATCCTGAAGCCCATGCTGGCCCGCGGTGAACTGCAGACCATCGGTGCCACCACCCTTGATGAGTACCGCAAGCACATCGAGAAGGACGCCGCGCTCGAGCGCCGTTTCCAGCCGATCCAGGTCAAGGAGCCCTCCGTCGCGCACGCGATCGAGATCCTCAAGGGCCTGCGTGACCGCTACGAGGCGCACCACCGCGTCACCATCACCGACGGCGCCCTCACGTCGGCCGCGAACCTCGCCGAGCGCTATATCTCGGACCGCTTCCTGCCGGACAAGGCCATCGACCTGATCGATGAGGCCGGTGCCCGGCTGCGTATCCGCCGGATGACCGCTCCGCCGGAGCTGAAGGCCATGGATGAGCGGATCGCCAAGCTGAAGATGGAGAAGGAATCCGCCATCGACGCGCAGGACTTCGAAGGCGCCGCTTCGCTCCGGGACAAGGAGCAGAAGCTCATTACTGAGCGCTCCGAGAAGGAACGCCACTGGAAGTCCGGCGGCATGGATGACATTTCCGAGGTGGATGAGGATCTCATCGCCGAGGTATTGGCCAACTCCACCGGCATCCCTGTCTTCAAGCTGACCGAGGAAGAGTCCACGCGCCTGCTGAAGATGGAAGACGAACTACACAAGCGTGTGGTGGGCCAGAACGAGGCCATCAGGTCCCTGTCCCAGGCAATCCGCCGTACCCGTGCAGGCCTGAAGGACCCCAAGCGTCCGGGCGGCTCGTTCATCTTCGCCGGCCCCACCGGCGTCGGCAAGACCGAGCTCGCCAAGGCCCTGGCCGAATTCCTGTTCGGTGACGAGGACGCCCTCATCACGCTGGACATGTCCGAGTACTCGGAGAAGCACACTGTTTCACGGCTCTTCGGTGCCCCTCCGGGGTATGTCGGCTACGAAGAGGGTGGCCAGCTCACCGAGAAGGTCCGCCGTCGTCCGTTCTCCGTGGTCCTGTTCGACGAAGTGGAGAAGGCGCACGCTGACCTCTTCAACTCACTCCTGCAGATCCTGGAAGACGGCCGCCTGACCGACTCCCAGGGCCGCGTGGTGGACTTCAAGAACACCGTGATCATCATGACCACAAACCTGGGCACCCGGGACATCTCCAAGAGCGTTGCCACCGGCTTCCAGTCCGGCACAGACACGCAGACCGGCTACAACCGGATGCGCGCCCGTGTGACTGAAGAGCTTAAGCAGCACTTCCGTCCGGAGTTCCTGAACCGTGTGGATGACGTTGTGGTGTTCCCGCAGCTCACCCAGGACGAGATCATCGAGATCGTGGACATGTTCGTTGGGCGCCTGGAGAAGCGCCTCAAGGACAAGGACATGGGCATCGAGCTGACCACCGCGGCCAAGGTGCTCCTGGCGACCCGCGGCTACGATCCCGCCATGGGTGCCCGGCCGCTGCGCCGCACCATCCAGCGCGAGATCGAGGACCAGCTCTCCGAGAAGATCCTGTTCGGCGAGCTCCACGCCGGTGACATCGTTGTAGTGGACGTGGATGGCGAAGGCGACGACGCCAAGTTCACGTTCGCCGGCAACGCCAAGCCGCGCATCCCGGAGATCGCCCCCAGCGTCTAA
- a CDS encoding DUF1772 domain-containing protein encodes MEVITLLMTAATVALAGIGGLYYSYACSVMPGLRATDDATFVSAMSRINTAIQNPVFALSFVGAFLALAGSAGFSWANGLASALPLSVSLACYTATLVITFAANIPLNNGLDQASSGDAAAGRRAFERRWTRWNIHRTWLSLAALIALSVAWAALGQP; translated from the coding sequence ATGGAAGTCATCACCCTGCTCATGACCGCAGCGACCGTAGCCCTCGCCGGGATCGGGGGGCTCTACTACTCCTACGCCTGCTCGGTGATGCCGGGGCTGCGCGCCACCGATGACGCGACATTTGTCAGCGCCATGTCCCGGATCAACACGGCCATCCAGAATCCGGTGTTCGCGCTGAGCTTTGTCGGCGCCTTCCTGGCATTGGCCGGCTCGGCAGGCTTTTCATGGGCCAACGGTCTTGCCAGCGCACTCCCCCTCTCTGTGTCCCTGGCCTGCTACACAGCGACGCTGGTCATCACATTCGCCGCGAACATCCCCTTGAACAATGGCCTCGACCAGGCAAGCTCAGGAGACGCCGCCGCCGGCAGAAGGGCATTCGAGCGCCGATGGACCCGGTGGAACATCCACCGCACCTGGCTGTCGCTGGCGGCGCTGATCGCGCTCAGCGTTGCCTGGGCAGCGTTGGGTCAGCCGTGA
- a CDS encoding amino-acid N-acetyltransferase, with translation MTDSFHIRSARTSDVAAIKRLVAPLAVQRILMAKETVAYYESLQEFRIAEADDGEVIGCGALHVMWEDLAEVRTLAASDAWRGKGVGHVLVESLLDEARELGVARVFCLTFEVDFFKRHGFEVMADQTAVDPVVYSELLRSHDEGVAEFLDLARVKPNTLGNTRMIKTL, from the coding sequence GTGACTGACTCCTTCCATATCCGTTCTGCACGTACCAGTGACGTGGCCGCCATCAAGCGCCTTGTGGCGCCGTTGGCTGTGCAGCGGATCCTGATGGCGAAAGAGACCGTTGCCTATTACGAAAGCCTCCAGGAGTTCCGGATCGCAGAAGCCGACGACGGCGAAGTCATCGGCTGCGGCGCCCTGCACGTTATGTGGGAGGATCTCGCCGAAGTCCGCACGCTGGCCGCATCGGACGCGTGGCGCGGCAAGGGCGTAGGGCACGTGCTGGTGGAAAGCCTGCTGGACGAGGCCCGGGAACTGGGCGTTGCCCGGGTCTTCTGCCTCACGTTCGAGGTGGATTTTTTCAAGCGTCACGGCTTCGAGGTCATGGCCGACCAGACGGCCGTGGACCCGGTGGTCTACTCCGAGCTGCTGCGTTCCCATGACGAAGGCGTTGCCGAGTTCCTGGACCTGGCGCGGGTCAAGCCCAACACCCTGGGCAATACCCGCATGATCAAGACCCTCTAG
- a CDS encoding glyoxalase/bleomycin resistance/extradiol dioxygenase family protein, which translates to MTDTTSPELTNAADGKHTKSGIPHGFTSLTPFLAIPSAKEAITFYQDVFGARTVNVTEIGGIVVHAELDFGQGRLQIGEPNPDYHLVPAPNGDDDCYSIGFYCADADALIARAERMGATVREPLSTFVSGDRFASIRDPYGVRWSIMTRVEDLSEEESTQRVADWAAKQG; encoded by the coding sequence ATGACTGATACTACAAGCCCCGAACTGACCAACGCCGCCGATGGCAAACACACGAAATCCGGTATCCCGCACGGCTTCACGAGCCTCACGCCGTTCCTTGCGATCCCTTCTGCCAAGGAGGCGATCACCTTCTACCAGGACGTCTTCGGCGCGCGAACAGTAAATGTCACCGAGATCGGCGGAATCGTCGTCCACGCCGAACTTGACTTCGGTCAGGGGCGACTCCAGATTGGCGAGCCCAACCCGGACTACCACCTCGTTCCGGCGCCGAACGGCGACGATGATTGCTACTCCATCGGTTTCTACTGCGCCGATGCGGACGCTCTTATTGCGCGCGCCGAGCGGATGGGGGCTACCGTTCGGGAGCCGCTGTCCACATTTGTCTCAGGAGACCGATTCGCCAGCATCCGGGACCCCTACGGTGTGCGCTGGTCCATCATGACTCGCGTGGAGGACCTCTCCGAAGAGGAAAGCACCCAGCGCGTCGCCGACTGGGCCGCCAAGCAAGGCTGA
- the dhaL gene encoding dihydroxyacetone kinase subunit DhaL, translated as MVLDVKWAVRWLTLCAQAMAENRVWLIELDRAIGDSDHGENMDRGFQAVLEKLAEAQPETPGAALKLTAMTLMSKVGGAAGPLYGTAFLRASTALGDAAEIDPGRLADALVAARDGIVARGKAESGDKTMVDAWTPAAEAAQAAAADGTDNVLGVLIAAAEAAEAGAVATDPLVARKGRASYLGERSAGHRDPGAASSALILRAAVGAAA; from the coding sequence GTGGTGCTGGACGTGAAATGGGCCGTCAGATGGCTGACTCTCTGCGCCCAGGCCATGGCGGAAAACCGGGTGTGGCTCATCGAACTCGACCGTGCGATCGGGGACTCGGACCACGGCGAGAACATGGACCGCGGCTTCCAGGCGGTGCTGGAGAAACTGGCTGAAGCGCAGCCTGAGACGCCCGGCGCGGCCTTGAAGCTGACTGCCATGACCCTGATGTCCAAGGTGGGCGGCGCCGCGGGGCCCTTGTACGGAACCGCGTTCCTGCGGGCCTCCACCGCTTTGGGCGATGCCGCCGAGATCGATCCGGGGCGCCTCGCCGACGCACTTGTGGCTGCACGCGACGGGATCGTGGCCCGGGGCAAGGCTGAGTCCGGCGACAAGACCATGGTGGATGCCTGGACCCCAGCCGCGGAGGCGGCGCAGGCCGCCGCGGCGGACGGCACAGACAACGTCCTTGGCGTGCTGATCGCCGCAGCCGAGGCGGCTGAGGCCGGAGCCGTGGCCACCGATCCGCTGGTGGCCCGCAAAGGCCGCGCCAGCTACCTGGGGGAGCGGAGCGCGGGCCACCGCGATCCCGGGGCCGCCTCCAGCGCCCTCATTCTCCGGGCTGCTGTTGGGGCCGCAGCATGA
- a CDS encoding DUF3592 domain-containing protein, protein MRIVLYVIWALFVAGVIFALVHSLRKAKRQEKLIAGWPKVQATVTGNVAGWTHGGGGSTRSRRFYPTYQFADPNGTLFAGESEVSYANRQAPGSPLAVAYNPANPNQSFQVASESKMVIGCLMPVFVFFALLLFWVAGAFPLG, encoded by the coding sequence CGTGCTGTACGTCATCTGGGCACTGTTTGTTGCGGGCGTCATTTTTGCGCTGGTCCATTCGCTGCGGAAAGCCAAGCGGCAGGAAAAACTGATCGCCGGCTGGCCAAAGGTCCAGGCGACCGTCACCGGCAACGTGGCGGGCTGGACACATGGCGGAGGCGGCTCAACGCGGAGCCGCCGCTTCTACCCCACGTACCAGTTCGCCGACCCCAACGGGACCCTGTTTGCCGGCGAATCCGAGGTTTCGTACGCCAACCGGCAGGCACCGGGATCGCCCCTGGCAGTGGCCTACAACCCGGCGAATCCCAACCAGTCATTCCAGGTGGCCTCCGAATCGAAAATGGTGATCGGGTGCCTCATGCCGGTCTTCGTATTTTTCGCCCTACTGCTGTTCTGGGTCGCCGGCGCTTTCCCGCTGGGCTGA
- the dhaK gene encoding dihydroxyacetone kinase subunit DhaK: protein MKKLINDPRSVVDESVEGFGLAHAGLVTVTADPKYVTRKDAPVAGKVGLVSGGGSGHEPLHAGFVGLGMLDAAVPGAVFTSPTPDQILPATLAVNSGAGVVHIVKNYTGDVLNFETAAELAQAEGVDIRTVLVNDDVAVEDSLYTAGRRGVGGTVLVEKIAGAAAERGDSLDAVAAIGDRVNSNVRTMGVALSACTVPHAGTPSFDLADDEIEIGIGIHGEPGRHKIPMENADGITDRLLDPVLSDLGITGGEKVLLFVNGMGGTPLSELYIVYRRAAQVIAERGAAVERSLVGNYITSLEMQGCSISVLRLDDELTQLWDAPVHTAALRWGV, encoded by the coding sequence ATGAAAAAGCTCATCAATGATCCCCGTTCCGTGGTTGACGAATCCGTCGAAGGATTCGGTCTGGCCCACGCGGGACTCGTCACCGTCACTGCCGATCCGAAGTACGTCACGCGCAAAGACGCGCCGGTGGCAGGGAAGGTCGGACTCGTCTCCGGCGGGGGTAGCGGCCACGAGCCGCTCCACGCCGGGTTTGTCGGGCTGGGAATGCTCGACGCCGCCGTGCCGGGGGCGGTGTTCACCTCGCCGACGCCGGACCAGATACTTCCGGCGACGCTCGCCGTTAACTCGGGCGCCGGGGTCGTCCATATCGTGAAGAACTACACCGGCGACGTCCTGAACTTTGAGACCGCAGCGGAACTGGCGCAGGCCGAAGGTGTGGACATCCGCACCGTCCTGGTCAATGACGACGTCGCGGTGGAGGACTCCCTGTATACCGCAGGCCGCCGCGGAGTGGGCGGCACCGTTCTGGTGGAGAAAATCGCCGGCGCCGCGGCTGAGCGGGGCGATAGCCTCGATGCCGTGGCCGCGATCGGTGACCGCGTCAACAGCAACGTCCGCACCATGGGGGTTGCGCTGTCCGCGTGCACAGTACCGCATGCGGGAACGCCCAGTTTCGACCTGGCGGATGATGAGATCGAGATCGGCATCGGCATCCATGGCGAGCCCGGCCGGCACAAAATCCCGATGGAGAACGCTGACGGCATCACGGACCGCCTGCTGGACCCGGTCCTCAGCGACCTGGGCATCACCGGCGGCGAGAAAGTATTGCTGTTCGTCAACGGCATGGGCGGGACCCCCCTGAGCGAGCTGTACATCGTCTACCGCCGCGCTGCCCAGGTGATCGCAGAACGTGGAGCCGCCGTCGAACGCTCGCTGGTAGGGAACTACATCACGTCCCTGGAAATGCAGGGCTGCTCCATCTCGGTGCTCCGGCTCGACGATGAACTGACGCAGCTGTGGGACGCTCCGGTGCACACCGCAGCCCTGCGTTGGGGCGTGTAA
- a CDS encoding DUF3040 domain-containing protein produces MPLSDRERKQLEELESGLAADDPRLAEELSTGSVGLRFGRRIYLGAIACLLGLVLLIVGVSTQIIAVGVGGFLLMGAGTYLLVDKRSFSLGRSSQVK; encoded by the coding sequence ATGCCACTTTCAGATAGGGAGCGGAAACAGCTCGAGGAGCTGGAGTCGGGCCTGGCGGCAGACGACCCCAGGCTCGCTGAGGAACTCTCGACCGGCTCGGTGGGCCTCAGGTTTGGGCGCCGTATCTACCTCGGTGCCATTGCATGCCTGCTCGGGCTGGTGTTGCTTATTGTCGGGGTCAGCACGCAGATCATCGCGGTCGGCGTCGGCGGTTTCCTGCTGATGGGAGCCGGCACGTACCTGCTCGTGGACAAGCGGTCCTTTAGCTTGGGCCGCAGCAGCCAGGTCAAATAG
- a CDS encoding DUF3592 domain-containing protein, giving the protein MDSLKMLFIVLPGLFLAAGLILMGLSLAASFRRKRSMAGWQEASATVTGNLHGTDGPASNGRNRFAPSYEFADAGGKRWLGQADIYSQDQAIIGTHIPVVYNPANPAESTLPVFAVAKGRLATGLIMVIFGATAITMFASLSW; this is encoded by the coding sequence GTGGACTCCCTGAAAATGCTGTTCATCGTCCTGCCCGGGCTTTTCCTTGCCGCGGGCCTGATCCTGATGGGGCTGTCCCTGGCCGCGTCCTTCCGCCGCAAACGTTCCATGGCGGGGTGGCAGGAGGCTTCGGCCACCGTCACGGGAAACCTGCACGGCACGGACGGACCCGCGAGCAACGGCCGGAACCGGTTTGCGCCGTCGTACGAATTCGCGGACGCCGGGGGAAAACGCTGGCTGGGGCAGGCCGATATCTACAGCCAGGACCAGGCGATCATCGGCACGCACATACCCGTGGTCTACAACCCGGCCAATCCCGCCGAATCCACGCTGCCGGTCTTCGCTGTTGCCAAAGGCCGGCTGGCCACAGGTCTCATTATGGTGATCTTTGGGGCCACAGCCATAACAATGTTTGCATCACTTTCCTGGTAG
- a CDS encoding DUF6597 domain-containing transcriptional factor has product MVGSFKGILYPARLPTFHRVPAPESVTNLVQWFWIPEWDIEPGHTSRQHVIAFPTSNLVVQKDLVEFAGPTTRRSHRDLTGRGWAVGALLRPALVPRFTDDPGSLRDSQLPLPLADLHASVAEAMRGTDPRERRQRAVEAFTGWLVTQSPGVSEEGILANAMMDMIGTCADLTRMEDVAARLFVSPRTLQRVARKYIGLSPSALIRRRRCASVGRVAPVPAPFAACCSFVALTQATQMTPARSLREKAHQRTRRRASDICVGAVRARYEQAPANA; this is encoded by the coding sequence ATGGTGGGTTCGTTCAAGGGAATCCTCTACCCGGCCCGGCTCCCCACATTTCACCGTGTGCCCGCGCCTGAGTCCGTCACGAACCTGGTGCAGTGGTTCTGGATCCCCGAGTGGGACATTGAGCCAGGGCACACGTCCCGCCAGCACGTGATCGCGTTCCCGACGTCCAACCTTGTGGTCCAAAAGGATCTCGTTGAGTTCGCAGGCCCGACAACCCGTCGATCGCATCGCGATCTCACGGGCCGGGGCTGGGCGGTTGGCGCCCTCCTGCGTCCCGCGCTGGTTCCACGTTTCACCGATGATCCGGGGAGCCTGCGGGATTCCCAGCTGCCACTACCGCTCGCGGATCTGCATGCCTCAGTGGCGGAGGCGATGAGGGGAACTGATCCACGGGAACGTCGACAACGCGCGGTGGAGGCTTTCACTGGCTGGCTGGTAACGCAGAGTCCAGGGGTGTCCGAGGAAGGCATCCTTGCCAACGCGATGATGGACATGATCGGAACATGCGCCGACCTAACCCGCATGGAAGACGTCGCCGCGCGTCTGTTTGTTTCGCCGAGAACCCTTCAACGGGTAGCGCGGAAGTACATCGGGCTGAGCCCGTCCGCGCTCATCCGGAGGCGCCGGTGCGCTTCCGTTGGCCGGGTCGCTCCCGTACCGGCGCCATTTGCCGCTTGCTGCTCCTTCGTCGCTCTGACGCAAGCTACACAAATGACCCCGGCACGCTCGCTTCGCGAAAAGGCGCACCAACGCACGAGGCGGCGAGCATCAGACATTTGTGTAGGCGCCGTCAGAGCGAGGTACGAGCAGGCGCCGGCAAATGCCTGA
- the dhaM gene encoding dihydroxyacetone kinase phosphoryl donor subunit DhaM, whose amino-acid sequence MTVRLVVVSHSEKIADGAVELAAQMAPDVVILAAGGTADGRIGTSLEKVMSALDKAAGGDGVVVLTDLGSAVMTAESALELVEEPAGVLLADAPLVEGLVAAAVAAQGGADVKAVKRAAEAVYGLGPEVAAASRVLAESTVAEGSVTGSGPDFTGDFELVNEAGMHARPAAKIAGGLASLNAEVTVNGVDGASMTSLMTLAAGKGSLLHIEAWGPDAERALNYVGGLVQAGFGEP is encoded by the coding sequence ATGACGGTTCGCCTGGTGGTGGTGTCCCATAGCGAAAAAATTGCCGACGGCGCCGTGGAGCTTGCCGCCCAGATGGCGCCCGACGTCGTAATCCTCGCCGCCGGGGGCACCGCCGACGGCAGGATCGGAACGAGCCTGGAGAAAGTCATGTCTGCCCTGGACAAGGCGGCCGGCGGCGATGGCGTGGTGGTCCTGACGGACCTGGGATCGGCAGTGATGACGGCGGAATCGGCCCTGGAGCTCGTGGAGGAGCCGGCCGGCGTGCTCCTGGCGGACGCGCCCCTGGTGGAAGGCCTCGTGGCTGCCGCCGTGGCCGCACAGGGCGGCGCCGACGTGAAGGCAGTCAAACGTGCCGCCGAAGCGGTCTACGGATTGGGACCGGAGGTGGCGGCTGCTTCGCGGGTGCTCGCCGAAAGCACCGTGGCTGAAGGGTCCGTCACCGGTTCAGGACCGGACTTCACCGGCGACTTCGAACTGGTGAATGAGGCCGGCATGCACGCCCGTCCGGCCGCCAAGATCGCGGGCGGTCTGGCGTCCCTCAACGCCGAGGTCACGGTCAACGGGGTGGATGGCGCGTCAATGACGTCCCTAATGACCCTGGCGGCAGGCAAGGGATCCCTGCTCCATATCGAGGCTTGGGGGCCCGACGCCGAGCGCGCCCTGAACTACGTCGGCGGCTTGGTGCAGGCAGGCTTCGGCGAGCCGTAG
- a CDS encoding NmrA family transcriptional regulator translates to MENHKPTMASNLTDNGTILVIGGTGKTGRRVAERLTDLGIPVRIGSRSGSPAFDWEDAGTWDAALDGITKAYVTYYPDLAFPGVSELIAEFAAAAVARGVEKIVLLSGRGEDGAVASEESVRTSGAAWTVVRCNWLNQNFNESFFLGPVLEGAISIPAGDAVEPFVDAEDIADVAVAALTQPGHDGQVYELSGPRLLGFHEVAREISAATGRDVVYSPVTAAEYEAILAKEGLPREFVDLFTLILDGRNATLADGVQRALGREPRDFREFAREAAATGVWAVAAEPVAREVSGVS, encoded by the coding sequence ATGGAAAACCACAAGCCCACCATGGCATCGAACTTGACGGACAACGGCACTATCCTGGTCATCGGCGGCACGGGCAAGACGGGGCGACGGGTAGCGGAGCGGCTGACGGATCTCGGCATTCCCGTCCGCATCGGATCACGCTCCGGGAGCCCGGCTTTTGACTGGGAAGACGCCGGCACCTGGGATGCGGCCCTCGACGGAATCACCAAGGCCTACGTCACGTATTACCCGGATCTTGCGTTCCCCGGCGTGTCCGAGTTGATTGCCGAGTTCGCTGCGGCAGCCGTGGCCCGCGGCGTCGAGAAAATCGTCCTGCTGTCCGGCCGCGGTGAGGACGGGGCTGTAGCCAGTGAGGAATCGGTCCGCACGTCAGGCGCGGCCTGGACCGTCGTGCGATGCAACTGGCTCAACCAGAACTTCAACGAAAGCTTCTTCCTGGGCCCAGTGTTGGAGGGTGCCATCTCCATCCCTGCAGGAGATGCGGTGGAGCCTTTCGTCGACGCCGAGGATATTGCGGACGTCGCCGTAGCAGCCCTGACCCAACCCGGCCACGACGGCCAGGTTTACGAACTCTCCGGGCCCAGGCTCTTGGGATTCCATGAGGTTGCCCGGGAGATCAGCGCCGCAACCGGCCGTGACGTGGTCTATAGCCCGGTGACGGCGGCCGAGTATGAAGCCATCCTGGCCAAGGAAGGGTTGCCGCGGGAGTTTGTTGACCTCTTCACTCTGATTCTCGACGGGCGCAACGCCACCTTGGCTGACGGTGTCCAGCGGGCCTTGGGCCGCGAACCCAGGGACTTCCGTGAATTCGCACGTGAAGCCGCGGCGACAGGGGTATGGGCCGTCGCAGCGGAGCCGGTTGCACGCGAAGTTTCAGGCGTCAGTTGA
- a CDS encoding AraC family transcriptional regulator, translating into MDPLADFLDGPRARNAFLLQVKMSPPWSIRVEDDAPLTIVAMLGGSAYFRQSGSEPLLLEPGTVLLIRDPSAYVLADNPHEKPQYFIGVDQTCSGSNGEELAQSLRTGLRTWGNSADGRDAMLVGTYRSSGEVGDILLASLPPHLLVEATDNPIVTLLMQEIGTDGVAQASVLDRLLDLLLIRAVRTWTAQDSNAEHSWLTAERDPAVQQAIRLIHSSPAKSWTVESLAGSVGVSRASLARRFHDRVGKPPMAYLNQWRLAKAADLMSDQRFTLSAIARQVGYASPFSFSTAFKKRYGVSPQEYRRRQPAAPPLEAPGGP; encoded by the coding sequence ATGGATCCATTGGCTGATTTTCTCGATGGGCCCCGAGCGCGGAACGCGTTCTTGCTGCAGGTAAAGATGTCTCCGCCGTGGTCCATCAGGGTGGAGGACGACGCGCCACTCACGATAGTCGCCATGCTGGGCGGCTCGGCGTACTTCCGACAAAGCGGGAGCGAGCCGCTACTGCTGGAGCCTGGAACCGTTCTGCTGATCCGGGATCCTTCCGCGTATGTCCTCGCCGACAATCCGCACGAAAAGCCCCAATATTTCATCGGGGTGGACCAGACCTGCTCGGGATCCAACGGCGAGGAACTTGCCCAGAGCCTCCGCACCGGATTGCGGACCTGGGGCAACAGTGCCGACGGCAGGGATGCCATGCTGGTGGGCACTTATCGAAGTAGCGGCGAAGTGGGGGACATTTTGCTGGCTTCGCTGCCGCCGCATCTGCTCGTCGAGGCGACCGATAATCCGATTGTCACCTTACTGATGCAGGAGATCGGGACCGACGGCGTAGCCCAGGCCAGCGTCCTTGACCGGCTTCTGGACCTCCTGCTCATCCGTGCCGTCCGGACTTGGACCGCCCAGGATTCCAACGCCGAGCACAGTTGGCTTACAGCGGAGCGGGACCCGGCCGTCCAGCAGGCCATCCGCCTCATCCACAGCTCGCCGGCCAAGTCCTGGACTGTGGAATCCCTCGCGGGGAGTGTCGGAGTATCCCGGGCGTCACTGGCGCGCCGCTTCCATGACCGCGTCGGCAAACCGCCCATGGCTTACCTGAACCAGTGGCGCCTTGCGAAGGCCGCTGACCTGATGAGCGATCAGCGGTTCACCCTCTCCGCCATTGCGCGCCAGGTGGGCTACGCAAGCCCTTTCAGTTTCAGCACTGCTTTCAAGAAACGGTACGGCGTAAGCCCCCAGGAATACCGACGGCGGCAGCCGGCAGCCCCGCCTTTGGAGGCGCCGGGCGGCCCCTGA